One window of the Ammospiza caudacuta isolate bAmmCau1 chromosome 9, bAmmCau1.pri, whole genome shotgun sequence genome contains the following:
- the LOC131561144 gene encoding dual specificity protein phosphatase 13-like, which translates to MQRNSRMLRTRDSSPLTRSPAYETPSLTDLQQLLWLRGGSDNHVDQVWPNIYVGDAWAARSKATLQSLKITHILNAADGPYNIDTGAKYYADLQIEYYGIEAFDDPAFDLSVFFYDAANFIRKALNSSGGKVFVHCAMGVSRSATLVLAFLMIHENMTLVDALKTVSTHRNICPNMGFLSQLRDLDIKLNEERKKHKASATTGP; encoded by the exons ATGCAAAGGAACAGCAGGATGCTTCGCACCAGAGACTCTTCACCTCTGACTAGGAGCCCTGCCTACGAAACACCGTCACTAACAgatctccagcagctcctgtggctcAGAGGAGGCTCTGACAATCATGTGGACCAAGTCTGGCCAAATATCTACGTGGGAGATGC GTGGGCTGCTAGGAGCAAAGCTACACTTCAAAGCCTCAAAATTACTCATATCCTTAATGCAGCAGATGGACCATATAACATTGACACGGGAGCCAAATATTATGCAGATCTGCAAATAGAGTACTATGGAATAGAAGCATTTGATGATCCTGCCTTCGATTTAAGTGTCTTCTTCTATGATGCTGCCAATTTCATACGCAAGGCCCTAAACTCTTCAGGAG GTAAGGTGTTCGTTCATTGTGCCATGGGAGTGAGCCGCTCAGCAACTTTAGTGCTTGCCTTTCTAATGATCCATGAAAACATGACACTCGTGGATGCCCTGAAGACAGTGAGCACTCACAGAAACATCTGCCCAAATATGGGGTTCCTCAGCCAGCTCCGGGACTTGGACATTAAACTGaatgaagagaggaaaaaacacaaagcatCTGCCACCACAGGCCCATAA